A genomic window from Emys orbicularis isolate rEmyOrb1 chromosome 8, rEmyOrb1.hap1, whole genome shotgun sequence includes:
- the CXXC5 gene encoding CXXC-type zinc finger protein 5, producing MSNSGAPQDAGNKPNMLDRNNQEDSQPPINSERRNKSGIISEPLNKSLKKSRPLSHYSTFSSSSLVSEHSEKGTSLANGNEATTVDKSHSTSKHKNISSMLSKSDRASEISSEGQISLQQFAQSTDMLKRVVQEHIPLPNDHGTGISDMEAVSAAETMNSPSDFPYLGAFPINPGLFIMTPAGVFLAESALHMAGLAEYPMQNELASAINSGKKKRKRCGMCPPCRRRINCEQCSSCRNRKTGHQICKFRKCEELKKKPSAALEKVMLPTGAAFRWFQ from the exons ATGTCTAATTCTGGCGCCCCTCAAGACGCTGGTAACAAGCCCAACATGTTGGACAGAAATAACCAAGAGGACTCGCAACCCCCCATCAACTCTGAGAGGAGGAACAAAAGTGGGATCATAAGTGAACCTTTGAACAAAAGTCTTAAGAAATCGCGTCCGCTCTCCCACTACTCcaccttcagcagcagcagcttggtaagCGAACATTCAGAGAAAGGAACCTCCTTAGCTAATGGCAATGAAGCAACAACTGTGGATAAAAGTCACTCTACCTCAAAGCACAAAAACATCTCTAGTATGCTGAGCAAATCAGACAGGGCGTCAGAAATCTCATCAGAAGGACAGATCAGCCTACAACAGTTTGCTCAGTCTACAGATATGCTCAAAAGAGTGGTACAGGAGCACATTCCTTTACCAAATGACCACGGGACTGGTATCTCTGATATGGAAGCGGTCTCAGCTGCAGAGACAATGAACAGCCCATCTGATTTTCCTTACCTGGGGGCTTTTCCCATAAACCCAGGCCTTTTCATTATGACCCCTGCTGGCGTGTTTCTGGCAGAGAGCGCGCTCCATATGGCTGGCTTGGCAGAGTACCCGATGCAGAATGAATTGGCATCTGCCATCAATTCTGGGAAAAAGAAACGGAAAAGATGTGGCATGTGCCCTCCGTGCCGAAGACGGATAAACTGCGAGCAGTGCAGCAGTTGTAGGAATCGCAAAACTGGCCACCAGATTTGCAAATTCCGAAAATGTGAGGAACTCAAAAAGAAGCCGTCTGCAGCGCTGGAG aAGGTGATGCTTCCTACAGGAGCTGCATTCAGATGGTTTCAGTAG